From the genome of Acinetobacter sp. TR3:
TCGCAAGTCATTTAAGCCCTGAACAAAAAGATCGGTTTTATGATATTTACAACGGCGAGTTGAAACGTATTGCTGATGATGATGATTTACATCCAGCTGATGCTGAAAGTGGTGTAGGGATGTTTGCTATATTTTTGACACTTGTGATTATTGCATTCATTTTATATTTCGCCTTTGTCCGTTCGCTTATGAGTTGATTAATACCATATGAGCGTTCAATAAACTTACTGGCGGTGAATTATTGAACGCTACACTTGTCCTAAGCGAGCTAGACACATACACTACATCTAATTCGAGGTAGATTATGCTGTCTATAATTTCTAAACATAAAGTTCTACAATCCAAATTGGGGTTGAAAATTGACCAATTTTATAATGCTTTGGTCAGTATCATTATTTTTTCTATTTTTATCCTTGCATTTTATGCATTGAAACGTCCTGTTAATCCTTTGCAATATCAACAAGTGCTTCAGTTTTCACAGCAGGCCAGTCATCCTAAAACACAACAAATGGCAGTACATATACTGGAAAATTCTCAGATTCGCCGTGAAGATTATTTAAAGCTTTTGAACGCTTATCAATTTGAATCTAGTCGAATCAGAGAGTACCCAGCGATGGCGCAAGAAGATGAATAAGTTTTAATCGACTCATTTCTATTTATAAATGAACAGTTTGCCTTAGTCAGGAAAAAGAAATCAATTTGTGCTAGACTGACCATCTTTTAAAAAAGCTGCTTTTTTTCTCAAGGAATCGACATGCAACAGCAATCGAATATGCAAAATAAATTCTTGATAAATGCCGATATCGGAGATGACGATGTCACATTACCAAGTTTACCTGCTGTCGATGTTCCCATTATTGAGCCAGTAGCAAAAAATACTGTTGAAATGCCATCACCTGTAGTTGTGGAAGAAACATCTGTTCCTGCTATTACAGAAGAAGCTAAGTCAACGGGTTTCTTTGGTCGTATGAAGGATGGTTTGACTAAAACGCGTCGTAGTTTTACGGATGGTATGGTCAATATCTTAATTGGTGGCAAAGAAATTGATGATGAGTTATTAGAGGAAGTTGAAGAACAGCTACTCATCGCCGACATTGGTGTCGATGCGACCAAAACTATTATCGCGAATCTTACTGAAAGAACTGCGCGTGGAGATTTAATTTATTCGCATGCGCTCTACAAAGCATTACAAGAAGAGTTGGTTGCATTACTTGCACCACGTGTCAAACCATTACATATCGATCCAAATAAATCGCCTTATGTGATTTTAATGGTGGGTGTAAATGGCGTAGGTAAAACGACGACTATTGGTAAACTGGCTAAACGTTTACAAGGTGAAGGTAAAAAAGTCATGCTAGCGGCGGGTGATACTTTCCGTGCTGCAGCGACTGAGCAACTACAAATTTGGGGTGAACGTAACGATATTCCAGTTGTCGCTCAGGGGCATGGTGCAGATAGTGCATCGGTTATTTTTGATGCTTTTGAAAGTGCGCGTGCAAAGGGTATTGATGTTCTAATCGCTGACACAGCAGGTCGTTTGCAAAATAAATCAAATCTTATGGAAGAGTTGAAAAAAGTTAAACGTGTGATGCAGAAGATTGATGCAACTGCACCGCATGAAATTATGTTAATTGTAGATGCGGGGACAGGCCAAAATGCAATTAACCAAGTGCAACTGTTTGATGAGGCGGTTGGCTTAACGGGTATTACGATTACTAAACTTGATGGTACAGCGAAAGGTGGTGTGTTATTTAATATCGCGAGTCGTACCCATGTGCCAATTCGTTATATCGGTGTCGGTGAAAAGATTGATGATTTACGCCCATTCTCAGCAAAATCATTTGTTGCGGCATTATTTGAAACTGATAAGTAATTAGTTTATGTTAAAAGTACTCCACTCAATGTGGAGTTTTTTTATAGTTCACAAATAGCATTGTTTCAAAAATAAAACGATCTGTCATATTTTTTAGACTATTCCTAAAAAATGTATCGTTATACACTACATTCAATCCAAGATAACGCCTTAAAGGTATAGTAGGAATAACAACATGAGTAACTTTCTAAATAGCATTAAATCACGTCGTACCATTTATGCAATTGGTAAAAATCTTACAGTTGACCAAGCAACGATTGAAGAAACAATTCGCGAAGCAGTAAAACAAAGCCCATCATCATTCAACTCACAAACTTCACGTGTTGTAACTTTATATGGTGAATCACACCATAAATTTTGGGAAATTGTTCGCGAAACTTTACGAAAAATGGTTCCAGCAGAAGCATTTGCAAATACTAGTGCTAAAATTGATAGTTTCTCAGCAGGTTTTGGTACAGCGTTATTTTATGAAGATCAAGATGTTGTAAAAGGTTTACAAGAGCAATTCGCACTGTATGCGGATAACTTCCCAGTTTGGTCTGAACATTCAAGTGCGATTGCCCAGTTCGCAACATGGACTGCATTATCTGAAATTGGTGTTGGTGCATCATTACAGCACTATAATCCAATCGTGGATGCCGAAGTGGCTGAAACTTTTGATATTCCATCAAACTGGAAATTACGTGCCCAGTTAGTATTCGGTTCTATTGAAGCGGCTGCTGGTGAAAAAACCTATATGGATGATGCTGCACGTTTCAAAACTTTTAACTAAGTAAATATACGTATCACTAAAAAGAGCACTCAATGTGCTCTTTTTTATTTAAGGTTTGTATTCGCCAAAAGAACTATGGCGCTTAGCATTAAAACTAATGTATATATCTTAAAAAAGGCAAATTGTTGGAATAGACAGTTTTGTTTTATGTCATAAAATGGTCATAATCGCAGAGCATAGTGCTTACGATTTAATAAATTGTTTATATCGAGAAGAGTCTAATGTCTTTAAGAGTTGGTGTTGCTGCTTTCGGGTTATTATTAAGTAGTTCAGTTTTTTCAGCAGTCACAATCACTGCACCTGAAGAAATCGTGATTCTTGCGGTAAATGGTCAAGAAGTAAATAATGGTTTAATTCCTTCTAAGAAAAATAACTATCAGGTTGATGCTGGAAATCTAACAGTCAATGTGCGTTATCGTGAATATTTTGATCATTTAAATGGTGAGCATGATATTGTTAAATCAGGTGTTGTAACAATTCAAGCAACGGATCTGAAAGACAATCAAGCGTATAATTTAGCGTTGATAAATGCACCAAAGAACTTTAGTGAAGCAAAAAAATATGCTGAACAACCAACTGTTGCTTTATATGATCAAAACAAGCAGCTTGTTGTGCAGCAAACAGGTGCTAACAATGAAGTACAGCCTTGGTTTACAGGTAGTAGTTTACTTGGGCGTACGCTAGATCTAACGCAAAAAAATAAGAACAATACCGTGAATCAACCTGCACCTGTTTATGCAGGAACAACATCACAAGTAGTTGCAACTGCGCCTGTAGCAGTAACAACAGTAGCGGCAATCGGTACAGCAAAAACCACAGATCAACAATTAGCAGAATTGTGGCAGAAAGCATCTAAAGCTGAGCGCCAAAAATTTATGGCTTGGTTAGCGGGTCAAACCAACTAATTAACTCGCCCATTTTAAAAAACCGATGTTATCATCGGTTTTTTATTGAATGTATAAAATAGAAATGTCTTTAAACATTAAAAATGCAAAAATTT
Proteins encoded in this window:
- a CDS encoding YccT family protein produces the protein MSLRVGVAAFGLLLSSSVFSAVTITAPEEIVILAVNGQEVNNGLIPSKKNNYQVDAGNLTVNVRYREYFDHLNGEHDIVKSGVVTIQATDLKDNQAYNLALINAPKNFSEAKKYAEQPTVALYDQNKQLVVQQTGANNEVQPWFTGSSLLGRTLDLTQKNKNNTVNQPAPVYAGTTSQVVATAPVAVTTVAAIGTAKTTDQQLAELWQKASKAERQKFMAWLAGQTN
- a CDS encoding nitroreductase family protein — encoded protein: MSNFLNSIKSRRTIYAIGKNLTVDQATIEETIREAVKQSPSSFNSQTSRVVTLYGESHHKFWEIVRETLRKMVPAEAFANTSAKIDSFSAGFGTALFYEDQDVVKGLQEQFALYADNFPVWSEHSSAIAQFATWTALSEIGVGASLQHYNPIVDAEVAETFDIPSNWKLRAQLVFGSIEAAAGEKTYMDDAARFKTFN
- the ftsY gene encoding signal recognition particle-docking protein FtsY; its protein translation is MQQQSNMQNKFLINADIGDDDVTLPSLPAVDVPIIEPVAKNTVEMPSPVVVEETSVPAITEEAKSTGFFGRMKDGLTKTRRSFTDGMVNILIGGKEIDDELLEEVEEQLLIADIGVDATKTIIANLTERTARGDLIYSHALYKALQEELVALLAPRVKPLHIDPNKSPYVILMVGVNGVGKTTTIGKLAKRLQGEGKKVMLAAGDTFRAAATEQLQIWGERNDIPVVAQGHGADSASVIFDAFESARAKGIDVLIADTAGRLQNKSNLMEELKKVKRVMQKIDATAPHEIMLIVDAGTGQNAINQVQLFDEAVGLTGITITKLDGTAKGGVLFNIASRTHVPIRYIGVGEKIDDLRPFSAKSFVAALFETDK